The Actinomycetota bacterium genome window below encodes:
- a CDS encoding ABC transporter permease yields MIAVLTYLASKVFRLATLLIAVCALSFWLMHVSPIDPVQAYVGADMMLVSPEQRAEIAERWGLDKPPGERFLLWTVSLAQGDLGTSMIHRQPVSTVIVERFAASLALMGTAWTLSGVFGFALGVIAARFRGTLTDRAIKWYCLTLASTPAFWLGLLLLMVFAVWLGLLPMGLASPVGVLA; encoded by the coding sequence ATGATCGCCGTCTTGACCTACCTCGCGAGCAAGGTGTTTCGTCTGGCCACACTGCTTATTGCGGTGTGTGCTCTCTCGTTTTGGCTTATGCATGTTTCACCTATAGACCCGGTACAGGCGTATGTGGGCGCCGATATGATGCTGGTGAGCCCCGAGCAGCGCGCCGAGATCGCCGAGAGATGGGGACTCGACAAGCCGCCAGGTGAGCGATTTTTGCTTTGGACCGTATCGCTTGCTCAGGGTGACCTCGGAACCTCGATGATCCACAGGCAGCCGGTCTCGACCGTCATCGTCGAGCGCTTTGCGGCGTCACTCGCTCTCATGGGGACTGCGTGGACGCTCTCGGGGGTGTTCGGATTCGCGCTCGGAGTCATCGCGGCACGGTTCCGCGGTACGCTGACCGACCGGGCCATCAAGTGGTACTGTCTCACGCTCGCTTCGACCCCGGCGTTCTGGCTCGGCCTGCTGCTGCTGATGGTTTTCGCCGTGTGGCTCGGCCTCCTGCCGATGGGGCTCGCGTCGCCCGTAGGCGTTCTTGCCG
- a CDS encoding ABC transporter substrate-binding protein, with translation MPGNPRSSVSAVIAVLGLVLAVLASGCARADSPSAPTASDERPRDEIVVSLSGEPEEGFDPVTGWGRYGSPLFQSTLLAHNDDLEIVNDLATGYKVSDDGLTWTVTIRDDVRFHDGEPLTAHDVAFTFNTAKESGSVVDLGVMESARAIDDTTVVFMLSEPRSTFVVQLISLGIVPRHAYGPEYARSPLGSGPYRFVEWNQGQQLIVEAYEDYHGGAAEIKRVTFVFMGEDATLAAARAGELDVAAVPASFAGQDIAGMRLVAVPSVDNRGIMFPALPDNGKTTSEGAPIGNNVTYDLAIRRAINLAVDREVLVEGVLEGFGSPAFSVSDGLPWSSPDVVFDDGDPAAAEALLDEAKWIEGADGVREKDGLSARFNLIYPADDLTRQSLALAVADQVRQIGIEMIPVGKSWDEIRMAMHSNAVLFGWGSHDPTEMYNLHHGALAGREWWNPGFYRNPVVDAYMDQALAAIDEEEALELWRKAQWDGVTGISGSADAPWCWLVNLDHCFFVADGLDIGPSRIQPHGHGWPITANITDWRWE, from the coding sequence ATGCCCGGGAATCCGCGTTCTAGCGTTTCGGCGGTTATCGCCGTCCTCGGCCTTGTACTCGCGGTACTTGCTTCCGGTTGCGCTCGTGCCGACTCGCCATCAGCGCCCACAGCGTCGGACGAGCGACCGCGCGACGAGATCGTAGTGTCGCTTAGCGGCGAACCCGAGGAGGGCTTCGACCCTGTTACCGGCTGGGGACGGTATGGAAGTCCGCTCTTCCAAAGCACGCTGCTCGCGCATAACGACGACCTTGAGATCGTCAATGACCTCGCCACGGGATACAAGGTGAGCGATGATGGTCTGACTTGGACGGTTACCATTCGCGATGACGTGCGTTTTCATGACGGCGAGCCTCTCACCGCGCATGATGTGGCGTTCACGTTCAACACCGCGAAAGAGAGCGGCTCTGTCGTAGATCTCGGTGTCATGGAATCTGCGCGGGCGATCGATGATACGACCGTCGTGTTTATGCTCAGCGAACCGCGTTCGACCTTTGTGGTGCAACTGATCTCACTTGGCATAGTGCCTCGGCACGCCTACGGACCCGAGTACGCGCGATCGCCTTTGGGATCCGGTCCGTATCGATTCGTCGAATGGAACCAGGGGCAACAGCTGATCGTCGAAGCTTACGAGGACTACCACGGCGGGGCCGCCGAAATCAAGCGTGTCACATTTGTGTTCATGGGCGAGGACGCTACCCTGGCGGCGGCAAGAGCGGGCGAACTCGACGTCGCGGCGGTGCCCGCGTCTTTCGCGGGTCAGGACATCGCCGGCATGAGGCTGGTCGCTGTGCCGAGCGTCGACAACCGCGGTATCATGTTTCCGGCTCTCCCGGACAATGGCAAGACCACGAGCGAAGGCGCGCCGATCGGCAACAATGTCACGTACGACCTCGCCATCCGGCGCGCTATCAACCTTGCAGTCGACCGTGAAGTGCTCGTCGAGGGTGTGCTCGAGGGCTTTGGATCTCCGGCGTTTTCGGTTTCGGACGGACTGCCGTGGTCGAGCCCGGATGTGGTGTTCGATGACGGTGATCCCGCTGCTGCCGAGGCGCTGCTCGACGAAGCGAAATGGATCGAGGGAGCCGATGGCGTCCGCGAGAAGGACGGCCTGTCCGCTCGCTTCAACCTTATCTACCCGGCCGATGACCTCACTCGTCAGTCTCTCGCGCTTGCGGTCGCCGATCAGGTTCGGCAGATCGGCATCGAGATGATACCCGTTGGCAAGAGCTGGGATGAGATCCGCATGGCGATGCACTCGAACGCCGTGCTCTTCGGGTGGGGGAGTCACGATCCCACCGAAATGTATAACTTGCATCACGGCGCGCTTGCCGGCCGGGAGTGGTGGAACCCGGGCTTCTACCGAAACCCTGTCGTAGACGCTTACATGGACCAGGCGCTCGCCGCGATTGATGAGGAAGAGGCGCTTGAACTGTGGCGCAAGGCGCAGTGGGACGGCGTGACGGGCATCTCAGGGAGTGCCGACGCCCCATGGTGCTGGCTTGTCAACCTTGACCACTGCTTTTTCGTAGCGGACGGTCTCGACATTGGTCCGAGCCGCATCCAGCCCCACGGGCATGGCTGGCCGATCACGGCCAACATCACCGACTGGCGTTGGGAGTGA
- the hisE gene encoding phosphoribosyl-ATP diphosphatase, giving the protein MLLPLAGERIREVTRSPENIGEVLDKLYLVLEERKDASPTSSYTAALLSESEDRLLKKIGEEATEVVIAAKAADVEQLRYEIADLFYHLTVTIVRYGLTFDDIAEELISRRRG; this is encoded by the coding sequence ATGCTTCTACCGCTCGCTGGTGAAAGGATCAGAGAAGTGACGCGATCACCGGAAAACATAGGCGAGGTTCTCGACAAACTCTATCTCGTGCTCGAGGAGCGAAAAGACGCTTCGCCGACGAGCAGTTATACGGCCGCGTTGTTGTCGGAGTCCGAAGATCGGCTGCTAAAAAAGATCGGCGAAGAAGCCACCGAAGTGGTTATAGCGGCCAAGGCCGCAGACGTTGAGCAGTTGAGATATGAGATCGCCGATCTCTTCTATCATCTGACTGTGACCATAGTGCGGTATGGGCTTACATTCGACGATATCGCCGAGGAGCTCATTAGTCGCCGCCGAGGATAA
- the hisI gene encoding phosphoribosyl-AMP cyclohydrolase, giving the protein MSDRERDNLGPEELSFDEAGLIPAVVQQYDTLEVLMVAYMNRESLEKTMETKRTWFWSRSRQKYWMKGESSGCVQEVKDVRYDCDADCLLVMVDQRGGACHTGQRTCFYRSLVKGSEK; this is encoded by the coding sequence ATGAGCGATCGTGAAAGGGATAATTTAGGGCCGGAAGAGCTGAGCTTCGATGAAGCGGGCCTGATACCTGCGGTTGTTCAGCAGTATGACACGCTCGAGGTCCTGATGGTGGCGTATATGAACCGTGAGTCGCTGGAGAAAACCATGGAGACCAAAAGGACGTGGTTTTGGAGCAGGAGCCGGCAAAAATATTGGATGAAGGGGGAGTCGTCCGGATGCGTTCAGGAAGTCAAAGACGTTCGGTATGATTGCGACGCGGACTGTCTTCTCGTGATGGTTGACCAACGGGGAGGCGCATGTCATACGGGCCAGCGGACATGCTTCTACCGCTCGCTGGTGAAAGGATCAGAGAAGTGA
- the hisF gene encoding imidazole glycerol phosphate synthase subunit HisF — protein MLSVRVIPCLDVHEGRVVKGVNFVNLRDIGDPVELAAFYDREGADELVFLDITATHEERPYMLEVASRTAEEVFIPYTVGGGIRNPGDIRAMLSAGCDKVSINSAAVNDPDLINQAAGVFGSQCIVLAVDARKVPGSAPSRWSVFVSGGRVDTGLDVLEWVKAAEQRGAGEVLLTSMDRDGTKDGYDIELTRAVSSAVNIPVIASGGAGELDHFAEVVIEAGADAVLAAGTFHSGHFTIEQVKKHMAAAGVRVRRHWKEPDERS, from the coding sequence GTGTTGTCAGTGAGGGTGATTCCGTGTCTGGACGTGCACGAGGGGCGAGTCGTCAAGGGCGTCAACTTCGTCAATCTGCGCGACATCGGAGACCCGGTCGAGCTCGCGGCATTCTATGACCGGGAAGGCGCTGATGAGCTGGTGTTTCTCGATATTACTGCAACTCACGAGGAGCGCCCCTATATGCTCGAGGTCGCAAGCAGAACAGCCGAGGAAGTATTTATCCCGTACACTGTTGGAGGGGGAATCCGAAACCCGGGTGACATACGGGCGATGCTTTCGGCGGGGTGCGACAAGGTCTCGATCAATTCCGCCGCGGTAAACGATCCGGATCTGATCAACCAAGCGGCGGGCGTCTTTGGTTCCCAATGCATCGTCCTTGCGGTTGACGCGCGGAAGGTGCCCGGCTCGGCACCATCGCGATGGAGTGTGTTTGTGTCAGGGGGACGCGTCGATACAGGGCTTGACGTGCTTGAGTGGGTCAAGGCAGCCGAACAGCGCGGCGCGGGAGAAGTGCTTCTGACGAGCATGGATCGTGATGGCACGAAAGACGGATACGACATCGAGCTCACGCGGGCGGTTTCCTCGGCGGTCAACATTCCGGTGATCGCAAGCGGTGGAGCCGGCGAGCTCGACCATTTCGCCGAGGTGGTGATTGAGGCCGGCGCCGATGCGGTCTTGGCGGCCGGGACATTTCACTCGGGACACTTTACGATTGAGCAAGTGAAAAAGCACATGGCGGCGGCCGGCGTTCGCGTTCGGCGACATTGGAAGGAGCCCGATGAGCGATCGTGA
- the hisA gene encoding 1-(5-phosphoribosyl)-5-[(5-phosphoribosylamino)methylideneamino]imidazole-4-carboxamide isomerase, translating into MKIFPAIDILDGKAVRLYQGCLDAVKVYNDDPVDQARKWAEQGADWIHVVDLDGAVLGKPKNADIVATIVKSVNVSVQVGGGIRSLDVIDHMFGIGASRVVLGTALVSDPELVSVACAKYPGIVAGIDARDGRVAIEGWKQGTERGVLELINELELLGVRRVAYTDITRDGTRAGVNYGAYRALVDRVELPVIASGGVAGLDDIRDLASIGPQIEGVIIGSALYEGVFTLRQAIATGRSASEM; encoded by the coding sequence GTGAAGATATTTCCAGCGATCGACATTCTGGATGGAAAGGCCGTCCGTCTCTATCAGGGCTGCTTGGACGCGGTGAAGGTCTACAACGACGACCCGGTCGATCAAGCGCGGAAATGGGCCGAGCAGGGTGCCGATTGGATCCACGTCGTGGACTTGGACGGAGCGGTCCTCGGCAAGCCGAAAAACGCCGACATAGTTGCGACGATAGTCAAATCCGTGAATGTGTCCGTCCAGGTGGGCGGAGGCATTCGCTCTCTGGATGTGATCGATCACATGTTTGGAATCGGTGCCTCCAGGGTTGTGCTTGGTACCGCGCTGGTCAGCGACCCCGAACTGGTCAGTGTGGCGTGCGCCAAATACCCAGGCATAGTCGCCGGTATCGATGCGCGCGATGGCCGCGTCGCCATCGAGGGCTGGAAGCAGGGCACGGAACGCGGGGTTCTCGAGCTGATAAACGAGCTCGAGCTTCTTGGAGTCAGGCGCGTCGCTTACACCGACATTACCCGCGATGGCACGAGAGCGGGGGTTAACTACGGAGCATATCGCGCACTGGTGGACAGAGTAGAGCTGCCGGTGATAGCGAGCGGCGGTGTTGCCGGGCTCGATGACATCCGGGATCTGGCTTCCATCGGCCCCCAGATCGAAGGCGTCATAATCGGCTCCGCCCTCTACGAGGGTGTCTTCACCCTGCGGCAGGCCATAGCCACCGGGCGCAGCGCCTCGGAGATGTGA
- the hisH gene encoding imidazole glycerol phosphate synthase subunit HisH — protein sequence MIAVVDYGMGNLRSVQKGLMRAGTLDVLVTGDADKIAEADGVVLPGVGAFRDAISNLESFGIKDVLLRKIAEGTPFLGICLGMQMLADVGYEDGQWAGLGVVAGRCDRLPEGVKVPHIGWNTVRFTDSELFDGIVQDSEFYFVHSYRLIPDDTSCIIGSTEHGVAFASAVQFGRSAYAVQFHPEKSSETGLRLLGNFGDIVREVKA from the coding sequence ATGATAGCCGTTGTCGACTACGGCATGGGCAATCTGCGAAGTGTCCAGAAGGGTCTGATGCGAGCTGGCACCCTCGATGTGCTTGTCACTGGCGACGCGGACAAGATCGCCGAAGCTGACGGAGTCGTGCTACCGGGAGTCGGCGCTTTTCGCGACGCGATATCGAACCTGGAGAGCTTCGGAATCAAAGACGTGCTGCTGCGCAAGATCGCCGAGGGCACGCCCTTTCTCGGCATCTGCCTTGGGATGCAGATGCTGGCTGATGTCGGCTACGAAGACGGGCAGTGGGCAGGGCTTGGCGTCGTAGCCGGCAGGTGCGACCGGCTTCCTGAAGGCGTGAAGGTGCCTCACATCGGCTGGAACACCGTGCGATTTACGGACAGCGAGCTTTTCGACGGGATCGTGCAAGACTCGGAGTTTTACTTTGTCCATAGTTACCGGCTGATTCCCGATGACACTTCCTGTATCATCGGGAGCACCGAGCATGGAGTCGCTTTTGCATCGGCGGTTCAATTTGGCCGGAGTGCATATGCTGTGCAGTTTCATCCGGAAAAGTCGTCGGAGACGGGACTTAGGCTTTTGGGTAACTTTGGCGATATCGTGCGGGAGGTCAAAGCGTGA
- the hisB gene encoding imidazoleglycerol-phosphate dehydratase HisB: MRHSTISRETKETSVSITVDLDGSGTTSVSTGVPFFDHMLDALGRHALLDIDVQASGDLEVDAHHTVEDVGIVLGQAVAQALGDKSGIRRFGSALVPMDEALALAAIDISGRGGLYWEVELPIEFIGTFDTTLAKEFLVAFATNAGVTLHVRSLSGENSHHIIEACVKATARALSEAVSLDSRVTGVPSTKGAL, translated from the coding sequence ATGCGCCACTCCACGATTTCCCGGGAAACGAAAGAGACGTCGGTTTCGATCACCGTTGACCTGGATGGCTCCGGTACGACATCTGTCAGCACAGGGGTGCCATTCTTCGATCACATGCTCGACGCCCTTGGTCGGCACGCTCTTCTGGATATTGACGTTCAAGCCTCCGGTGATCTGGAGGTTGACGCTCACCACACAGTCGAGGATGTCGGAATCGTCTTAGGCCAGGCGGTAGCTCAGGCTTTGGGTGATAAGTCAGGCATAAGGAGGTTTGGCTCGGCGCTTGTCCCTATGGACGAGGCGCTGGCACTTGCCGCGATAGATATCTCGGGGCGCGGCGGACTTTACTGGGAGGTTGAGCTTCCGATCGAGTTTATCGGAACGTTCGACACGACGCTTGCCAAAGAGTTCCTTGTCGCATTCGCGACCAATGCGGGGGTGACGCTGCACGTCCGGTCGCTTTCGGGCGAGAACAGCCATCACATCATCGAAGCGTGCGTCAAGGCGACAGCCCGGGCGCTTAGCGAGGCGGTGTCGCTCGACAGCCGCGTGACGGGAGTACCTTCGACCAAAGGCGCTCTATGA
- the hisC gene encoding histidinol-phosphate transaminase has protein sequence MKSIRGPRPGLENLVPYDPKNIKADVVLSNNEHPANLPSEILEWFSRRISRFQFNRYPDPVATELRALIAEANGLDPDNVLIGNGGDELILDILLAWGGPGRTLIDLPPTFAMYSINAHITGTNIVRIPRDDNFCVDADALLGRLSQGDVDVVMIANPNNPTGNLCTETPLIDVLNASDALVLVDEAYFEFSRHTMRPHMERHRNLVILRTFSKAFSIAGMRVGYLLGHEDVLREIRKVRQPYSVNSFSQWVALKTFRERVVFESAIREIMRERDRIISGLSEFKEVRVFPSEANFVLFRVEHATALWRDLLHTHSVLIRDLSRAEGLEDCLRVTIGSAEDNTAFLKAMRDVLQARRESEIITNGAVAAHDAREEAG, from the coding sequence GTGAAGAGCATACGCGGCCCAAGACCGGGCCTTGAGAACCTGGTTCCTTACGACCCGAAAAACATCAAGGCCGACGTCGTGTTATCCAACAACGAGCATCCGGCCAACCTCCCCTCAGAAATCCTGGAGTGGTTTTCTCGGCGGATATCGCGGTTCCAGTTCAATCGCTATCCCGATCCTGTGGCAACGGAGCTCAGAGCACTGATCGCCGAGGCTAACGGCCTGGATCCGGATAATGTGCTCATCGGCAACGGCGGAGACGAGCTGATACTCGATATTTTGCTCGCCTGGGGCGGACCGGGTCGCACGCTTATCGATCTTCCGCCCACCTTTGCGATGTACTCGATCAATGCGCACATCACGGGGACAAACATCGTGCGCATCCCTCGCGATGACAACTTCTGCGTCGACGCCGATGCGCTACTCGGTCGTCTGAGCCAAGGGGATGTCGATGTTGTGATGATCGCCAACCCGAACAATCCTACCGGCAACCTCTGCACTGAGACCCCGCTCATCGACGTGCTCAACGCCTCTGACGCGCTCGTGCTCGTCGACGAGGCCTACTTCGAGTTCTCGCGGCACACCATGCGCCCTCACATGGAAAGGCACCGCAACCTGGTCATCCTGAGGACGTTTTCCAAGGCTTTCTCGATCGCCGGCATGCGAGTCGGGTATCTGCTCGGCCATGAAGATGTTTTGCGGGAGATAAGAAAGGTGCGCCAGCCGTACTCGGTAAACTCCTTCTCGCAGTGGGTTGCGCTCAAGACCTTTCGCGAAAGGGTCGTTTTTGAGAGTGCGATTCGCGAGATAATGAGAGAGAGAGACAGGATCATCTCCGGCCTGTCTGAGTTCAAAGAGGTAAGGGTGTTCCCGAGTGAGGCGAACTTTGTGCTCTTCAGGGTCGAGCATGCCACCGCGCTCTGGCGCGATCTGCTGCACACGCACTCCGTCCTGATCAGGGACTTATCCCGCGCCGAGGGCCTGGAGGACTGCCTGAGAGTCACGATCGGATCCGCCGAGGACAACACCGCGTTTCTGAAGGCGATGCGCGATGTATTGCAGGCCAGGCGGGAATCGGAAATCATTACAAATGGTGCGGTTGCCGCGCATGACGCCAGAGAGGAAGCAGGTTAG
- the hisD gene encoding histidinol dehydrogenase: MLRRIELEAGEFLTEKQLRRSGGIDPSVVAVAAEIVDAVSKRGDEALREYTRRFDGVELSGFRVSQEEIEAALACVDDEFLSALAMAAAAIEEFHLRQVAQSWFTTSGGVFLGQKVTPLRRVGVYVPGGRARYPSSVLMGVIPAIVAGVEEIVMVAPPDASGSINPYTLAAAAEAGVTEIYKIGGAQAIAALAYGTDSIPRVDKIVGPGNAYVTAAKKLVLGECGIDMLAGPSEILVLADASANPGFVAIDLMAQAEHDPKACTYLVTTDRNLPARVEEALEDLLPNSPRSEITRQSLIDNGLVVTCPDLDTALAAVDSIAPEHLEIQMLEPFEIFGRVRNAGAIFVGPWTPESIGDYTAGPNHVLPTSGTARFSSPLSVDDFVKKSSVLAYSFDALQADGPNAMVLAAREGLWAHGEAVAMRLEAGEDADGSGSRALHRRGGSEA, from the coding sequence ATGCTGCGCCGTATTGAGCTGGAAGCAGGGGAGTTTTTAACCGAAAAGCAGTTGCGTCGCTCAGGAGGCATCGACCCTTCGGTGGTAGCGGTCGCGGCAGAGATCGTCGATGCGGTCTCCAAGCGTGGCGACGAGGCCTTGAGGGAGTACACGCGGCGCTTCGATGGCGTTGAGCTTTCAGGTTTTCGCGTCTCGCAAGAGGAGATCGAGGCCGCGCTGGCCTGCGTGGACGATGAGTTCCTGAGCGCCCTTGCGATGGCCGCCGCTGCCATCGAGGAGTTTCATCTTCGGCAGGTCGCGCAATCGTGGTTTACGACTTCCGGCGGCGTGTTCCTCGGGCAAAAGGTCACTCCCTTGAGGCGTGTCGGCGTCTATGTTCCCGGCGGTCGCGCCCGCTATCCATCGAGTGTCTTGATGGGAGTGATTCCCGCTATTGTGGCGGGTGTCGAAGAGATCGTGATGGTCGCTCCTCCGGATGCGAGCGGAAGCATAAATCCCTACACGCTTGCCGCTGCGGCGGAAGCCGGGGTTACCGAGATATACAAGATCGGCGGCGCCCAGGCGATAGCGGCGCTGGCTTACGGAACAGATTCGATTCCTCGGGTTGACAAGATCGTAGGACCCGGGAATGCCTATGTCACAGCCGCAAAGAAACTTGTGCTCGGCGAGTGCGGTATCGATATGCTGGCCGGACCCTCCGAGATACTGGTGCTCGCGGATGCCTCGGCAAACCCCGGCTTTGTCGCGATCGATCTCATGGCGCAAGCAGAGCACGACCCGAAGGCTTGCACGTACCTGGTCACAACGGATCGCAATCTGCCGGCAAGGGTAGAGGAAGCGCTGGAAGATCTGCTGCCAAACTCTCCGAGAAGCGAGATTACTCGGCAATCCTTGATCGACAATGGTCTGGTTGTGACATGTCCCGATCTGGATACGGCGCTTGCGGCTGTCGACTCGATAGCTCCCGAGCACCTGGAGATTCAGATGTTGGAGCCCTTTGAAATCTTTGGCAGGGTTCGTAATGCAGGGGCGATATTCGTTGGACCCTGGACGCCGGAGTCGATTGGAGATTACACGGCGGGGCCGAATCACGTCTTGCCGACCAGCGGCACGGCCCGGTTTTCAAGCCCGCTTTCCGTAGACGACTTCGTCAAGAAGTCCTCAGTGCTCGCGTACTCTTTCGATGCGCTTCAGGCAGACGGACCCAACGCCATGGTGTTGGCCGCAAGGGAAGGCCTTTGGGCTCATGGAGAGGCTGTGGCGATGCGCCTTGAGGCTGGCGAAGATGCTGACGGAAGCGGCTCGCGAGCCTTGCATCGGCGTGGCGGGAGTGAGGCTTAG
- a CDS encoding ATP phosphoribosyltransferase, whose amino-acid sequence MMVKRSTQAAGSERAERLKFAIPKGALAGGTLEALASIGVDPRVIKESGRQLVIATGRFEFIIGKPSDIPVYVASGAADLGIAGKDVLAELDLDVAEIVDLEFGECRMVVAEPENKRESVEEAYAHLGVIRVATKYPRIAERHFASRGVQIEIVKLSGNIEIAPLIGIADQIVDITQTGTTLRENDLVIVDEVMRSSARLIANPGSLCTRSEAMAEVISGLSVKPLQ is encoded by the coding sequence ATGATGGTGAAGAGAAGCACGCAAGCCGCAGGATCCGAACGAGCGGAGCGATTGAAATTCGCGATTCCCAAAGGCGCTCTGGCAGGAGGAACCCTCGAGGCGCTGGCCTCGATAGGAGTCGACCCGCGGGTGATCAAGGAATCCGGCCGCCAGCTGGTTATCGCTACCGGTCGTTTCGAGTTCATAATCGGCAAACCCAGTGATATTCCGGTCTATGTGGCGAGCGGTGCCGCTGACCTCGGTATAGCCGGCAAGGACGTGCTCGCCGAGCTTGACTTGGACGTCGCCGAGATCGTCGATCTGGAGTTCGGAGAGTGCCGGATGGTGGTAGCCGAGCCCGAGAACAAGCGCGAAAGTGTCGAAGAGGCGTACGCGCATCTCGGAGTGATCAGGGTGGCCACAAAGTATCCTCGCATCGCCGAGAGACACTTCGCGAGTCGCGGTGTACAGATCGAGATCGTGAAGCTAAGCGGCAACATCGAGATCGCGCCGCTCATCGGCATCGCCGATCAGATCGTGGATATCACGCAGACGGGCACCACCCTGAGAGAGAACGATCTTGTGATCGTCGACGAGGTGATGCGTTCCTCGGCAAGGCTTATTGCCAACCCGGGAAGTCTGTGTACGCGATCGGAAGCGATGGCGGAAGTGATAAGCGGATTGAGCGTCAAGCCGCTACAATGA
- the hisZ gene encoding ATP phosphoribosyltransferase regulatory subunit gives MRPAIPRGFRDVLPREARERTHIAQAMLDVMSAWGYGAVETPVAEEYAVLQAGVGKSLEGTAFPFFDADGQLLALRPEMTVPIARLAATRLRDKLAPHRLCYHSDVFREHASLRGQPRQFTQVGLELIGGKTPAGDAEIIAVLVEALRATGLSGFIVRVGTVEALEALIRVSGKDEPWRQAVLGAAQSRNLVAIDALAGAQDVSAQVRTALVTLPRIRGDRRSLKSAREVAGFCDGVSDALESLEATWELLEAAGVDDAVSIDFGTMRSFGYYTGMVLEVFAPQLGVAIGGGGRYDSLMSEFDSPMPAAGFAVGIERVHIALSQQDRLPQAEDVDAVLGGEASHAFAAARQLRESGMRVRQSLRAGEELVAEAAAFGAKQVLLATGEGLYRLDEKGSPQEPFDIGQSLFSQRPASTGGKVT, from the coding sequence ATGAGACCTGCGATTCCAAGAGGATTTAGGGATGTGCTGCCGCGAGAGGCTCGCGAGCGCACACATATAGCGCAAGCGATGCTCGACGTAATGTCAGCGTGGGGTTACGGAGCCGTCGAGACCCCTGTCGCCGAGGAGTACGCTGTGCTCCAGGCGGGAGTAGGCAAGTCGCTTGAGGGAACCGCGTTTCCGTTTTTCGACGCCGATGGACAGCTTTTGGCCCTTCGGCCTGAGATGACGGTACCGATCGCGAGACTCGCGGCTACCAGATTACGAGATAAGCTGGCCCCTCACAGGCTGTGCTATCACTCCGATGTGTTTCGGGAGCACGCTTCGCTGCGCGGGCAGCCGCGTCAGTTCACTCAGGTCGGGTTGGAGCTTATCGGCGGCAAAACTCCCGCAGGAGACGCCGAGATCATCGCTGTTTTGGTCGAGGCGCTGCGTGCGACGGGGCTTTCCGGCTTCATCGTAAGGGTCGGTACCGTGGAGGCCCTAGAGGCTCTCATCAGGGTCTCGGGTAAGGACGAGCCTTGGCGACAAGCGGTTCTCGGCGCGGCTCAGAGCAGGAATCTTGTAGCGATCGATGCGCTTGCCGGTGCACAGGACGTGAGTGCGCAGGTTCGAACGGCGCTTGTGACCCTGCCGCGTATCCGCGGAGACCGGCGCTCGCTAAAGAGCGCTCGTGAGGTCGCCGGGTTTTGCGACGGGGTGAGCGATGCGCTCGAATCGCTTGAGGCTACATGGGAGCTGCTGGAGGCGGCCGGCGTCGATGACGCTGTGTCGATAGACTTCGGGACGATGCGCTCGTTTGGCTACTACACAGGGATGGTACTCGAGGTGTTCGCGCCGCAGTTGGGCGTGGCTATAGGCGGAGGAGGTCGCTACGACTCTTTAATGTCGGAGTTCGACTCGCCCATGCCGGCCGCCGGCTTTGCGGTGGGGATCGAGCGCGTTCACATCGCCCTGTCGCAGCAGGATAGACTTCCGCAAGCCGAGGATGTCGATGCGGTGCTTGGAGGAGAAGCGAGCCATGCGTTTGCGGCTGCGCGCCAACTTCGCGAAAGCGGAATGCGGGTGCGTCAGAGTCTGCGGGCAGGTGAGGAGCTCGTGGCCGAGGCGGCTGCTTTCGGCGCCAAACAAGTGCTGCTGGCAACCGGCGAAGGCCTCTATCGCCTTGACGAAAAGGGCAGTCCGCAGGAGCCCTTCGATATCGGGCAGTCGCTTTTTTCGCAACGACCTGCCAGTACCGGAGGCAAAGTCACATGA